A single genomic interval of Perca fluviatilis chromosome 19, GENO_Pfluv_1.0, whole genome shotgun sequence harbors:
- the si:ch211-117n7.7 gene encoding lysophosphatidylserine lipase ABHD12 isoform X1, giving the protein MARKRVVKQDGTSSAASKVQSSARVQKESTPSRWWLKGGLLALFVIFILQRILPELIQHLVYTHRLRVPFFVDLSRPADLSHNHTINMYLTSEEGISLGVWHTLPKSQWKEAQGKDLAWYQNTLRDGSPVFIYLHGNTGTRAAPHRIGVAKVLSALGYHVLVPDYRGFGDSTGEPTEAGLTTDALYVYKWVKARSGNSLVVIWGHSLGTGVATNAAVKLIEQGEVFDGVMLEGAFNSARQEITLHPFTWYYWKFPGFGYFFPEPWANNKVVFPTEENLKKMRSPILFLHALDDHLVPFLFAQQMYEVAVRAQNAERVKLVSFDGSQGYLHNGLYRDPGLPDILKKFLLSL; this is encoded by the exons ATGGCGAGGAAGAGGGTCGTCAAACAGGATGGTACATCCTCCGCAGCCAGCAAAGTTCAGAGCTCTGCTAGAGTCCAGAAGGAGAGCACACC gTCCCGATGGTGGCTGAAAGGAGGCTTATTGGCTCTCTTTGTTATCTTCATTTTGCAGAGAATACTCCCAGAATTAATCCAGCACCTTGTTTACACTCACAGAC TCAGGGTGCCGTTCTTTGTTGACCTCAGCCGACCAGCTGACCTCTCCCATAATCACACCATCAACATGTACTTAACATCAGAGGAAGGAATCTCCCTTGGCGTATG GCACACTCTCCCGAAAAGTCAGTGGAAAGAGGCACAGGGGAAGGACTTGGCATGGTACCAGAACACTTTAAGGGATGGAAGTCCAGTTTTTATATATCTTCATGGGAACACAGGCACAAG GGCAGCCCCTCATCGGATAGGAGTTGCAAAA GTATTGAGTGCACTTGGTTACCACGTGCTGGTGCCTGACTACAGAG GGTTTGGAGATTCCACCGGGGAGCCAACTGAAGCCGGTCTGACCACGGATGCCCTCTATGTGTACAAGTGGGTCAAAGCACGCAGTGGAAACAGCCTGGTTGTCATCTGGGGACACTCTCTTGGCACTGG AGTGGCCACTAACGCTGCAGTAAAACTGATTGAACAAG GTGAGGTTTTTGATGGTGTGATGCTGGAGGGTGCATTCAACAGTGCTCGACAGGAGATAACACTTCATCCATTTACCTGG TATTACTGGAAGTTTCCGGGCTTTGGCTACTTTTTCCCGGAGCCATGGGCAAACAACAAGGTTGTCTTTCCTACTGAAGAAAA TTTGAAAAAAATGAGAAGCCCAATCCTTTTCCTTCATGCACTGGACGATCACTTAGTTCCCTTTCTGTTTGCTCAGCAG ATGTATGAGGTAGCAGTGAGGGCCCAGAATGCAGAGCGAGTCAAGCTGGTGTCATTTGACGGCTCTCAGGGGTATCTGCACAACGGCTTATATAGAGATCCCGGTCTGCCAGACATCCTAAA GAAGTTTTTGCTGTCGTTGTAA
- the si:ch211-117n7.7 gene encoding lysophosphatidylserine lipase ABHD12 isoform X2 yields the protein MARKRVVKQDGTSSAASKVQSSARVQKESTPSRWWLKGGLLALFVIFILQRILPELIQHLVYTHRLRVPFFVDLSRPADLSHNHTINMYLTSEEGISLGVWHTLPKSQWKEAQGKDLAWYQNTLRDGSPVFIYLHGNTGTRAAPHRIGVAKVLSALGYHVLVPDYRGFGDSTGEPTEAGLTTDALYVYKWVKARSGNSLVVIWGHSLGTGVATNAAVKLIEQGEVFDGVMLEGAFNSARQEITLHPFTWYYWKFPGFGYFFPEPWANNKVVFPTEENLKKMRSPILFLHALDDHLVPFLFAQQTFFAFPS from the exons ATGGCGAGGAAGAGGGTCGTCAAACAGGATGGTACATCCTCCGCAGCCAGCAAAGTTCAGAGCTCTGCTAGAGTCCAGAAGGAGAGCACACC gTCCCGATGGTGGCTGAAAGGAGGCTTATTGGCTCTCTTTGTTATCTTCATTTTGCAGAGAATACTCCCAGAATTAATCCAGCACCTTGTTTACACTCACAGAC TCAGGGTGCCGTTCTTTGTTGACCTCAGCCGACCAGCTGACCTCTCCCATAATCACACCATCAACATGTACTTAACATCAGAGGAAGGAATCTCCCTTGGCGTATG GCACACTCTCCCGAAAAGTCAGTGGAAAGAGGCACAGGGGAAGGACTTGGCATGGTACCAGAACACTTTAAGGGATGGAAGTCCAGTTTTTATATATCTTCATGGGAACACAGGCACAAG GGCAGCCCCTCATCGGATAGGAGTTGCAAAA GTATTGAGTGCACTTGGTTACCACGTGCTGGTGCCTGACTACAGAG GGTTTGGAGATTCCACCGGGGAGCCAACTGAAGCCGGTCTGACCACGGATGCCCTCTATGTGTACAAGTGGGTCAAAGCACGCAGTGGAAACAGCCTGGTTGTCATCTGGGGACACTCTCTTGGCACTGG AGTGGCCACTAACGCTGCAGTAAAACTGATTGAACAAG GTGAGGTTTTTGATGGTGTGATGCTGGAGGGTGCATTCAACAGTGCTCGACAGGAGATAACACTTCATCCATTTACCTGG TATTACTGGAAGTTTCCGGGCTTTGGCTACTTTTTCCCGGAGCCATGGGCAAACAACAAGGTTGTCTTTCCTACTGAAGAAAA TTTGAAAAAAATGAGAAGCCCAATCCTTTTCCTTCATGCACTGGACGATCACTTAGTTCCCTTTCTGTTTGCTCAGCAG ACTTTCTTTGCTTTTCCCTCCTAG